The genomic interval CGAACGCTTCTACCAGGGACGGGACTTCCGGGTGCTGGTTGTCAATGGTAAGGTGGTGGCGGTTGCAGAACGGACGCCTGCCCATGTGGTTGGAGATGGGCAATCCACCATTGCCGAACTGGTTGAAGAAACCAACGCAGATCCTCGACGCGGCAACGGTCACGAAAATGTCCTTACGAGAATTACGATCGATGCCCACAGCAAACAACTTTTGGAACAACAGGGTTATACCCTGGGCAGCATTCCTGCGAAGGGTGAAGTCTGCTATCTAAAGGCAACGGCAAACCTCAGCACAGGCGGCATTGCCATCGATCGCACCGACGACATTCATCCCGAAAATATCTGGTTGGCACAACGTGCCGCCAAAATTATTGGTCTGGATATTGCCGGAATTGACATTACCTCGCCTGCGATCGATCGTCCCCTGCGCGAGGTAGACGGTGTGATTGTGGAAGTCAATGCGGCTCCCGGTCTGCGCATGCACCTGGAACCCAGCGAAGGCAAACCCCGCAATGTTGCCGCTCCCATTGTAGAAATGCTTTATCCGCCCGGACGCCCGACTCGCGTACCGATCGTTGCCATCACGGGTACCAACGGCAAAACCACCACTACCCGTCTGATTGCCCACCTGTTCCGCCAAACCGGGCAGACCGTTGGTTATACCACCACAGACGGTACCTACATTGGTGACTTCCTTGCCGAAGCGGGCGACAACACCGGACCCCAAAGCGCCCAACTTATTCTGCAAGATCCCACGGTTGAAGTTGCGGTACTGGAAACCGCCAGGGGGGGCATTCTGCGGTCTGGACTTGCCTTTAACCAATGTGATGTGGGGGTTGTGTTGAACCTCTCGGAAGATCATCTGGGACTGGGTGACATCAACACCCTGGAAGACATGGCAAAGGTCAAGGGTGTGGTTGCCGAAGCCACCAGTCCTACAGGTTATGTGGTGCTGAATGCGGATGACCCCCTGGTTTATGGCATGGCAAACCGGGTGAAGGCAAAAGTTGCTTACTTTTCCATGAATCCCTGGAATCCTATCATCTGGGAACATGTCCGCGATGGGGGTCTGGCAGCTATTTATGAAGAGGGTACCCTTTCAATCCTGACCGGACTGGAAGTGATTCGGGTGGAACAGGCAGCCAATATTCCCATGACCCTGAATGGGATGGCTCCGTTTATGATCGCCAATGCGCTGGCTGCTGCCCTGGCAGCTTACGTACAGGGAGTGCATGTCGAAGACATTAGCACGGCACTGCGAACCTTTGAGGCATCCGTTGACCAGACTCCGGGACGGATGAACCTGATTCCTGTGAATGATTTTCATGTTCTGCTGGACTATGCCCACAACCCAGCCAGCTATGAAGCAATGGGTTCCTTTGTTCGCAACTGGACAGCCGGAGAACGAATTGGGGTAATTGGCGCACCTGGCGATCGCCGCGATCAGGACTTCCGCAAGCTGGGTCAACTCGCTGCCCAATTCTTCGATCGGGTCATTCTCAAAGAAGACGATGATACCCGTGGCAGAAACCGGGGTGACGTTGCTGACCTGATTCGGGCAGGCATCCGGCAAGAGAACCCGGAGTTTCACTACGAAACCATCCTGAATGAAGTCGAGGCGATCGAAACCGCCCTCGTTAAAGCTAGTGCAGGTAGTTTGGTGGTCGTTCTGCCAGAAAGCGTTAATCGCGCCCTCAGTCTGATCCAACAACCCAGAATGGCAGTCGCTAAAGTTTAGGCGATTCGGTAACGGGTAATGGGTAACGGGCAAAATTTTCATTGTCCACTACCCGTTATCCGTGTAGTCATAGCCATAAAAGTTAGGCATTCTGCGGTGCTGAAACCTTTGTCAGTAGTTCTGACTCCCTGACACCTGACACCTGACACCTGCTAAAAATGAGCCTCGACCAGCCCACACTGATTGAATTCTGCCGCACCCTGCCCCATGCTACTGAAGATGTAAAGTGGGAACACCATTTGGTGTTTTCGATTGGCGGGAAAATGTTCGCCATTTTCGATCCAGAGCAAGATTTGCACCTGTCGCTTAAGTCAACCCAGGAAGGGTTTATGGCACTCACCCCTGAGGCGGGTGTCATTCCCGCTCCCTATCTGGCTCGTTACTATTGGATCTGCATCACAGAACGGAATGCGCTTCCAATGGAAATGGCAATTGAATTAATCCAGGAATCTTACCAATTAGTCCGTGATAAACTCCCTGCTAAGGTCAGAAAATCCTTCCGCACTTGCCTCCCAGAAAACGCTAGTCTTTAGGGTGATGCCCGGAACGGTAGACACGAAGATGAGCAAGGATTTCCCACCTCCTAAAGTTGCACCTGAAGAGGTTGCACGGGCAGCACTTCAGGCAGTTATTGATGAGGTTGAGGATGTCTATCTGGGAGAACAAGCACAGGAGATGCAAACTCAATTACTTAAGATCCGAAAGCCGTTGAAAAATGGATGGGAGGAGTTTTAGGTTGAGTTGCTGACATGTGTGAAATAAATTGGCAGGTCGCTGAGGTAAGGCATAGAGTTTAGCAAAAATGGAAGCCGGGCTACGGGTGTAGAAGATTCCGCTCTCCTATTGTCGTACTCCAACACCTGACCTCGATCGAAAAGGAGATACAGCGGTTTTCAGATGAATAAGCCACAATGGGTGAACCAGCCAAGGGCATCATCAGCGGAAATATTACACAGAGCATTGAATAGTTAACATGGTGATGTAGGAATTTCAATCAGAAGCCATGCACTTGAAGGATGCTCGCCATTTACCTCCCGAAGCTCAAGAAGCTCTGCGATACCGAGTGGTTCATGCGATCCAAAAGGGCATGAGCAAGTCAGAAGCCGCGCGAGTCTTCAAGGTTTCGAGAACCGCCATCCATCACTGGACGAAAGCAGTCGCAACCCAAGTGCTCGTGCCTTAAAGGCGAAAAAGCGAGGGCGACGTCACTCGTGCCGTATGGACGGTCGGACGCTATCTCAAGCGGTGGGGAATGACGCCCCAAAAGCCCTTGCGACGCGCGGATGAGCAAGACCCGAAAGCAACCTGTTCACGCAAAACTTCAATAGCGATGTGATGCTAGAGCATCGGTACAGTATTTCGAGAAACCGGGTTTCTGATGAGGATATTCAACGACACTTGAGCATCTCACAGAAGAAACCCGGTTTCTGTACCGACGTTCTAGACTTTCTGCGTCGCTTGATTCGCCAGATTCCCCGAAAGGTGTTTTTGATTGTGGACAGGCATCCGGTGCATCTTTCAGCCAAGTCAATCGCTGGTTAGAGCACCATGCTGACCAGATTCGCCTGTTTTTGTTGCCGTCTTATAGCCCAGAACTCAATCCTGATGAGTTGCTCAATCATGATGTGAAAGCGAATGCGGTGGGGCGGAAACGAGCCAAAACCAAGGTTGAAATGATTGAGAACGTGCGTCGTCATTTACGGCGTCGGCAACGTCAACCAGCAATTATCAAACGCTTTTTTCATGAAATGCACGTCGCTTACGCAGCCTAGAAAAGCGTTCACTATTTCGTGCTCTGGTTAGTAAGAGTTCTATAGCTTCAGAAAAGTTGTCGCTTTCTGCCCTCATAGAAGCACTTCTAAGCAAAGAATATGATTCGTAAAGGACAGGATCAGGGGGTTGAGAGAGACGATGTGCGAGCACAAGCAGAATTCGTGTTTCAAATTTCCGGACTTGTTGCTTAATTGAGTTCAGAATAAGTCATACGTTTGTTCTTCACTAGTTTTTGCGACAGAGCCTTTAATTGCAGTGTTGGTATGGAAGATTCACTTGATTCCATCTGTAGTCAAAGGCAACTCCATGTTCAAATCTTGAGGCGATAGCCAATGCCCCTGACTGTTTCAATGCGATTCTCTCCTAGCTTGCGACGCAGATGTCCCACATAGACATTGACGATGTTAGTACCGGGGTCATAGTCATAGCCCCAGATGCGATCGAGGAGTTGCTCTCTGGTTAAGACCTGCATTGGATGGCGCAGAAAGACTTCAGCCAGCAGAAATTCGCGGGCAGATAAATCGATCGGGCGATCGCCGACCCAAACCTGACGACTGAGCAAATCTAGTGTAATTTTGCCGACTCGTAAGGTGGTTTCCTGGCGGGCACCGGGGACTTGACGATTGCGGAGTTGTACCCGGATGCGAGCCAAAAGTTCTTCAAACCGAAAGGGCTTAGTCACATAATCATCGGCTCCCGCTTCTAAAGCCGACACCGTATCATCTACGCCATCGCGCGCGGTTAAAACGATGATGGGCAGTGTTTCTCCCTGTCCTCGCACCGTTGCGATCACCGTTAGCCCATCGCCATCCGGCAACCCCAGATCTAAAATCAACAGGTCAAAATAATTACTGTCTGCCAAGCGCGAGGCGTCCCGCGCCGTGTCCACCACGGTTGTGGTAAAGCCTTGCGCTTGTAGTCCTGTTTCCAGAAAGGAGGTAATGCGGGGATTGTCTTCAGTAATTAGAATGCGATTCATGCAGGAATTCATTCAACATGGGTTCCCGTAGGAGCGTTGCATATCCTGAGGAATCAATCAAGGTGCGATTGGGTGAGAAGACCTATGTCACATTCTGAATCTGTGGTTTGGGTGTCGGTGGTTTTGATTTGAAGGGCGCGCGATCGCTGACATCCCGCAACAGTCCCATAATCGCCGGAACCACGGTGGGGGTGAGGATGGTCGAGAATGCCAGTCCCCCGGTTAAAACAATGCCCAAGCCCTGGTACAGTTCTGCTCCCTGGCCGGGCACGACGGCTAAGGGCAACATACCCAACACACTGGTTCCGGCGGACATGAAGATAGCCCGCAGGCGATCGCGGGTGGCGTTATAGAGAGAGGCATCATAATCTTCCCCTTCCTGTTGCAGTTGCAGGGCGCGATCGACCAATAGAATGGCATTGTTGACCACGATCCCGGTCAGGATGATGAAGCCCAGAGCGGTAATCATATCCAGGGGGACGACCCAACCCAGCACGCGATTCACCAACACCAGGCTCAGCAGCGCACCACTCATACCCATGGGTACCGTTGCCATAATCACCAAGGGATATAGGAACGAGCGGTACAACGCCACGAGCAACAGATAGGTAATCAACACCGAAAAGGCAAAGGCACTCGTCATTTGCGATACCGTTTGCGCCAGTTGATCCGCTGAACCTGCCAGTTCTAAACGATAACCTGCCGGAAGTTGCGATCGTAAAGGAGCCAGAATTTCGGTCTCTGTCCGCTGCACCAAGGTGCCAAGTGGTGCATCAGGCGCGAGGGAAATCGTCAGGCTGACAGCCCGTTCCAAATCGACGTGGTTGATCACATCCGGTCCGGTTGTCTCCCGCACCTCTGCCACATCGCTCAACTGGATCTGTTGACCTCGCGCAAACAGAGGCAACTGACGCAGTTGTTCTGGCGTTGTGACTGCTGTGTCTTTCAACTCGACTGAGACATCCAGTTCTTCTTTACCATCGATGAAGTTGGATGCTAACCGTCCGCCCAGCGCCGCTTCTACCAGCGAACCGACTTCAGATTCAGATAAGCCAACTTCTGCCAACCGTTCGCGGGAGGGAATGACTTGAATTTCTCCTGCCCCCATGACGAAGTTCGATCGCACATTGCGAACACCGGGTAACTCGCGCAATTTACCTGTGATATCCCGTTCTAATTCACTTAACTGATCCAGATCGGCACCGACAATATCCACATCAAATTCCTTCCCCGGATCGCGGAAAATGGAAATGCGCGTGGGAATCACAAACCGATATCCCGCAAAGTCACTTGCTTTTGCTCGCAAGCGATCGACCATTTCAGCCAGTCCTTGAGTGGTGGCAAATTCGGGCTTAAGAATGGTGGCAATTCCCCGCAGGGCACCCGGACGATCCACGTACATGATCCGATCCACTTCGGGCTGCGATCGTAAAAACGCCTGCACCGGTTGGGATTGTTCGATCGCTTCGGGAATGCTGGTTCCCGGCATGGGCTCTGCGCGTAACACCACCAGGTTGCGATTTCCTTCCGGCAGATAATCTGCTGGCGGTAATAACAAAATGCTAACAATGAGTAAGCCTACGGGCACTCCCAAGAGCAAAAGCCTGCGTCCTACCCGGCGGCGACCCAATGACCAACTCACGGTCGAGGCGAGGAAATCTTCCAACTTTGTTTGAAAATAGCGAAAGGTGTCAGAAGTCCGGTAAACAGCCTGTTGCACTTTACCAAACCAACCCGCTGCGGGCGGTGTGGCAGATTGACCCGTTGCGGATAACATCCGTTGGGCTTCTGATTGGTCCAGGAATAGCCCGGAGAGCATCGGCACCAGGGTAATCGCCGCAAACAGGGAGAAGAGGGAGGCGCAGGACAGCGCGATCGCCATATCGGTAAACAGTTGTCCCGCTTCCCCCGTCACCATAATCAAGGGCAAAAACACGACCACGTTGGTCAGCGTAGAACCCAGCATTGCCGCCCACACTTCTTGAGTTCCCTCGATTGAGGCTCGCATCGGACTCTTACCCTTTTGCATGTGGGTAAAGATGTTTTCAATCACGACGATCGCGTTATCAACCACCATCCCCACGGCAAAAGCCAGTCCAGCCAGGCTGATGATGTTGAGCGATCGTCCTAACAGCGCCATGACAATGAAAACGGTGATCAGGGTGGTGGGAATGGTGAGCGCAATCACAGCCACGGTCCGCAGCGACCCTAGAAATAGCAACAGTACCAGGGTTGCCAGCACCGCACCACTGATCAAATTACCCTGCACCAGGGAAACGGACTGTTCAATGTACTGGCTCTCGTCATAGTTGTAGGCAAATCGGATGGCATCACCCTGACGATTCAGTTCGGTTTCCAGTTGGGTGATTGTATCTCGCGCCCCTTTGGCGACTAGCGGCACATTTGCCCCAACCTGGCGGATGACCCCGATCGCAACGGTGGGCGTGCCATTAAAGACCAGCGCACTGTCCTGCACCTTGCGACCCATCTGGGCCTGCGCCACATCCCTCAGGTAAACCGTACCAGCGGCATCTCGCCGCAACACAAAGCCTTCAATTTGCGACAGATCTTGCGATCGGCTAATTGTTCTGACCCGATATTCCCGCCGTCCCAAGATTAAGGGACCACCCCGAATATCCCGGTTGTTTTGCTGTAAGGTTCGCACCACATCGCCAATGGTCAAATTGCGATCCGCTAAGGCCCTGGGATCAACTTTGACCTCAACTTCCCGCTGTTGGCCGCCCACAATCAAAAATTGCCCAGTGCCTTCCACCCGTCGGAGTCGGGGGACAATTACTTCTTCCGCCAAATCTCGGTAATGGTCGGGGTTGCCCTTGCCGTCTTTGGGCACCATCGGAATCCACATCATGGGGGAGCTACTGCCACCCACCAATTCCACATTGGACTCGTTTGCCTCTGCGGGGAGGCTATCAGCTTGTTGCAAACGGTTGATCACATCCACCAGGCGATCGCCCAGGTCGGCATCTGGAGTGAATTCCAGGGTGATGCTGCTGCGTCCGGAGCGGGAATTACTGCTGATCTCCTGCACCCCCAACACCTGTTCCATCTGTTCTTCAATCGGGCGTGTCACCAAATCTT from Kovacikia minuta CCNUW1 carries:
- the cphA gene encoding cyanophycin synthetase; its protein translation is MVFEYRYEQAGRYAARAAVRLVESLIDRGYYPAKELEVDLDDLRELKAEASLGVTTEAILEAAIARNIPWVELPARRVVQLGTGIYQTRIQAAQTNNTGILGIEMAGDKEATITLLRAANIPVPRGEVIYHRDDLRQAIDAIGGYPIVLKPLDGNHGRGITLNITNLYDAEDAYRGAERASKSGAVMVERFYQGRDFRVLVVNGKVVAVAERTPAHVVGDGQSTIAELVEETNADPRRGNGHENVLTRITIDAHSKQLLEQQGYTLGSIPAKGEVCYLKATANLSTGGIAIDRTDDIHPENIWLAQRAAKIIGLDIAGIDITSPAIDRPLREVDGVIVEVNAAPGLRMHLEPSEGKPRNVAAPIVEMLYPPGRPTRVPIVAITGTNGKTTTTRLIAHLFRQTGQTVGYTTTDGTYIGDFLAEAGDNTGPQSAQLILQDPTVEVAVLETARGGILRSGLAFNQCDVGVVLNLSEDHLGLGDINTLEDMAKVKGVVAEATSPTGYVVLNADDPLVYGMANRVKAKVAYFSMNPWNPIIWEHVRDGGLAAIYEEGTLSILTGLEVIRVEQAANIPMTLNGMAPFMIANALAAALAAYVQGVHVEDISTALRTFEASVDQTPGRMNLIPVNDFHVLLDYAHNPASYEAMGSFVRNWTAGERIGVIGAPGDRRDQDFRKLGQLAAQFFDRVILKEDDDTRGRNRGDVADLIRAGIRQENPEFHYETILNEVEAIETALVKASAGSLVVVLPESVNRALSLIQQPRMAVAKV
- a CDS encoding MmcQ/YjbR family DNA-binding protein, with translation MSLDQPTLIEFCRTLPHATEDVKWEHHLVFSIGGKMFAIFDPEQDLHLSLKSTQEGFMALTPEAGVIPAPYLARYYWICITERNALPMEMAIELIQESYQLVRDKLPAKVRKSFRTCLPENASL
- a CDS encoding helix-turn-helix domain-containing protein, producing the protein MHLKDARHLPPEAQEALRYRVVHAIQKGMSKSEAARVFKVSRTAIHHWTKAVATQVLVP
- a CDS encoding response regulator transcription factor, whose product is MNRILITEDNPRITSFLETGLQAQGFTTTVVDTARDASRLADSNYFDLLILDLGLPDGDGLTVIATVRGQGETLPIIVLTARDGVDDTVSALEAGADDYVTKPFRFEELLARIRVQLRNRQVPGARQETTLRVGKITLDLLSRQVWVGDRPIDLSAREFLLAEVFLRHPMQVLTREQLLDRIWGYDYDPGTNIVNVYVGHLRRKLGENRIETVRGIGYRLKI
- a CDS encoding efflux RND transporter permease subunit — encoded protein: MNFIELAVRWRHGTFVLFCLLAMLGVFALFRLPLELQPGGDRPEITITTTYPGAGPTEVEDLVTRPIEEQMEQVLGVQEISSNSRSGRSSITLEFTPDADLGDRLVDVINRLQQADSLPAEANESNVELVGGSSSPMMWIPMVPKDGKGNPDHYRDLAEEVIVPRLRRVEGTGQFLIVGGQQREVEVKVDPRALADRNLTIGDVVRTLQQNNRDIRGGPLILGRREYRVRTISRSQDLSQIEGFVLRRDAAGTVYLRDVAQAQMGRKVQDSALVFNGTPTVAIGVIRQVGANVPLVAKGARDTITQLETELNRQGDAIRFAYNYDESQYIEQSVSLVQGNLISGAVLATLVLLLFLGSLRTVAVIALTIPTTLITVFIVMALLGRSLNIISLAGLAFAVGMVVDNAIVVIENIFTHMQKGKSPMRASIEGTQEVWAAMLGSTLTNVVVFLPLIMVTGEAGQLFTDMAIALSCASLFSLFAAITLVPMLSGLFLDQSEAQRMLSATGQSATPPAAGWFGKVQQAVYRTSDTFRYFQTKLEDFLASTVSWSLGRRRVGRRLLLLGVPVGLLIVSILLLPPADYLPEGNRNLVVLRAEPMPGTSIPEAIEQSQPVQAFLRSQPEVDRIMYVDRPGALRGIATILKPEFATTQGLAEMVDRLRAKASDFAGYRFVIPTRISIFRDPGKEFDVDIVGADLDQLSELERDITGKLRELPGVRNVRSNFVMGAGEIQVIPSRERLAEVGLSESEVGSLVEAALGGRLASNFIDGKEELDVSVELKDTAVTTPEQLRQLPLFARGQQIQLSDVAEVRETTGPDVINHVDLERAVSLTISLAPDAPLGTLVQRTETEILAPLRSQLPAGYRLELAGSADQLAQTVSQMTSAFAFSVLITYLLLVALYRSFLYPLVIMATVPMGMSGALLSLVLVNRVLGWVVPLDMITALGFIILTGIVVNNAILLVDRALQLQQEGEDYDASLYNATRDRLRAIFMSAGTSVLGMLPLAVVPGQGAELYQGLGIVLTGGLAFSTILTPTVVPAIMGLLRDVSDRAPFKSKPPTPKPQIQNVT